A part of Candida albicans SC5314 chromosome 2, complete sequence genomic DNA contains:
- the TIM23 gene encoding protein transporter (Protein involved in mitochondrial matrix protein import): protein MSWIFGKSSTNNDNNTTTTTNDQSSIKQTLGFDPKEVADVNTIISTPGAISASRLHPLAGLDKGIEYLDLEEEQLNTVEGSKGLIPSRSWTDDLCYGTGAVYLLGLGIGGLYGFQQGIKTLPESAPSKVKLNHILNNITKRGPFLGNSAGVLALTYNLIDSTIDGIREKHDDLNSVTAGALAGALFKSSAGLKPMAYSSVMMAGAAGIWCGLKRFLQE, encoded by the coding sequence ATGTCTTGGATATTTGgaaaatcatcaacaaacaacGACAATAAcactactaccaccacgAACGatcaatcatcaattaaacaaaCATTAGGGTTTGATCCTAAAGAAGTTGCCGATGTCAACACCATTATATCTACCCCTGGAGCTATTTCTGCCAGTAGATTACACCCTTTAGCTGGATTAGATAAAGGTATTGAATATTTAgatttagaagaagaacaattaAATACTGTCGAAGGTTCTAAAGGTTTAATTCCAAGTAGATCATGGACTGATGATTTATGTTATGGTACTGGTGCAGTATATTTATTAGGTTTGGGAATTGGGGGATTATATGGTTTTCAACAAGGTATAAAAACATTACCGGAATCAGCTCCTTCAAAAgtcaaattaaatcatattttaaataatattactAAAAGAGGTCCATTTTTAGGTAATAGTGCTGGGGTATTAGCTTTAActtataatttaattgattctaCTATTGATGGTATAAGAGAAAAACatgatgatttaaattCTGTCACTGCTGGAGCATTAGCCGGTGCGTTATTTAAAAGTAGTGCTGGTTTGAAACCAATGGCTTATTCTTCAGTAATGATGGCTGGTGCTGCTGGTATTTGGTGTGGTTTAAAAAGATTTTTACAAGAATAA
- the SMM1 gene encoding Smm1p (Putative dihydrouridine synthase; Hap43-induced gene; rat catheter biofilm induced; Spider biofilm induced), whose protein sequence is MIEYANKLCLAPMVRSGELPIRLLSLRYGCDLLWTPELVDKKILQSTRIINQELNTIDYIVSNHQQSDKKTVIFRKHPVETGRLILQLGSSDPQLAVDAARKVIDDVDGIDLNCGCPKNFSTHSGMGAELLKTPDKLCSILINLVEKIGIPNKKSISCKIRLFNNYDQSKNLIEKILQTGISNLTIHCRTPIMRNRQDPVWNFLPKLIPIIQTAGVNLVINGNMQNVADLKNLQSALNDNGGGKLSIMIAEAAEANPSVFSHSPKPQCLIIQELFEICQKYYQNFSATKFLMLNMIPGKSKYFQKLSQTKSFDQMGVILKEISQEYEKQKQMSTKGLDKIFTIMNRDCQKANFFNLDQFQKHIAQRGEYMTKFFHEWQESTMLEDFDDTPTKRPLSNDNNNNVSNQPSKRQKKKMAKSQTQPSSSIENPIKVT, encoded by the coding sequence ATGATTGAATATGCAAATAAATTATGTCTTGCCCCCATGGTAAGAAGTGGAGAACTACCTATTCGTCTTTTATCATTAAGATATGGTTGTGATTTACTTTGGACTCCGGAATtagttgataaaaaaatcttACAATCGACTCGAATCAtcaatcaagaattaaataccattgattatattgtatctaatcatcaacaactgGACAAGAAAACTGTGATTTTCCGTAAACATCCTGTTGAAACCGGGAGACTAATATTACAACTTGGATCGAGTGATCCTCAATTAGCAGTAGATGCTGCTCGAAAAGtgattgatgatgttgatggtattgatttaaattgTGGATGTCCGAAAAATTTCTCAACTCATAGTGGTATGGGAGCAGAGTTATTGAAAACTCCAGATAAATTATGTTCTATCTTGATCAATttagttgaaaaaattggtatCCCGAATAAAAAATCCATTAGTTGTAAAATTcgattatttaataattatgatcaactgaaaaatttaattgaaaaaattttacaaaCGGGGATATCTAATTTAACGATTCATTGTCGTACTCCAATCATGAGAAATCGTCAAGATCCAGTATGGAATTTCTTACCTAAATTGATCCCCATTATTCAAACAGCAGGAGTTAATTTAGTGATTAATGGTAATATGCAAAATGTTgctgatttgaaaaatctcCAATCAGCATTGAATGACAACGGTGGAGGAAAATTGAGTATTATGATTGCTGAAGCAGCGGAAGCAAATCCTTCAGTTTTCAGCCATTCACCAAAACCACAATGTTTAATTATacaagaattatttgaaatttgtcaaaaatattatcaaaatttccTGGCAactaaatttttaatgTTGAATATGATTCCTggcaaatcaaaatattttcaaaaattatcTCAAACGAAAAGTTTTGATCAAATGGGTGttatattgaaagaaatatCTCAAGAATATGAAAAGCAGAAGCAAATGTCTACAAAAGGGTTGGATAAAATTTTTACTATAATGAATCGTGATTGTCAAAAagccaattttttcaatttagatcaatttcaaaaacatATTGCCCAAAGAGGAGAATATATGACGAAATTTTTCCATGAATGGCAAGAATCAACTATGTTGGAAGATTTCGATGATACTCCTACTAAACGACCACTCCtgaatgataataataataatgtgtCTAATCAACCATCCAAAcgacaaaagaaaaagatggCAAAAAGCCAAACTCAACCCCTGTCAAGTATAGAAAACCCCATCAAAGTAACTTGA